The Nicotiana tabacum cultivar K326 chromosome 14, ASM71507v2, whole genome shotgun sequence genome contains a region encoding:
- the LOC142168878 gene encoding uncharacterized protein LOC142168878, with protein MDDIVIFCGGNNITISLIKKLIDSYENASGQKVNNDKSFFIIAPHTCDNRINISRNIIGFMDKPFSFIYLGCPIYYGRKTTSLFDRMLSKIVKKLNGWQGNMMSPVGRMILIKHVLQSLSTYMLSAMNPPKVITKLMEKHFTKFFWGLMKFIELRDLFELVYLVIFLFFAAVPLLFVAVTVADF; from the exons ATGGATGATATTGTAATTTTCTGTGGAGGTAACAATATCACAATCAGTCTCATCAAGAAGCTTATTGATAGTTATGAAAATGCATCTGGCCAGAAAGTTAACAATGACAAGAGTTTCTTTATCATAGCTCCTCATACTTGTGATAATAGAATAAACATAAGTAGAAATATTATTGGTTTTATGGATAAGCCTTTCTCATTTATCTATCTGGGATGCCCTATCTATTATGGGAGAAAGACTACCAGTCTCTTTGATAGAATGCTCTCTAAAATTGTCAAAAAGCTTAATGGATGGCAAGGTAATATGATGTCTCCCGTAGGGAGAATGATCTTGATTAAACATGTCCTCCAGTCTCTTTCCACTTATATGTTGTCTGCTATGAACCCTCCTAAAGTAATTACTAAGCTCATGGAGAAGCACTTTACTAAGTTCTTTTGGGGTCTAATGAAG TTTATTGAGCTTCGAGATCTATTCGAGTTGGTTTATCTGGTTATTTTTCTGTTCTTTGCTGCTGTCCCTTTGCTGTTTGTTGCTGTCACTGTTGCTGATTTTTAG
- the LOC107830956 gene encoding monothiol glutaredoxin-S10-like produces the protein MDRVVKVASQKAVVIFSKSSCCMCHAIKRLFYEQGVSPMIYELDEDINGREMERSLLRLGCSPAVPAVFIGGRFVGSANTVMTLHINGSLKKMLKDAGALWL, from the coding sequence atggaTCGTGTAGTGAAGGTGGCATCGCAAAAGGCAGTAGTGATATTCAGCAAGAGTTCATGTTGCATGTGCCATGCAATTAAGAGGTTATTTTACGAACAAGGTGTTAGCCCTATGATTTATGAACTTGATGAAGATATCAATGGTCGTGAAATGGAGAGATCTCTTCTCAGGTTAGGCTGTAGCCCGGCCGTTCCGGCGGTGTTTATTGGTGGTAGATTTGTGGGCTCAGCCAACACTGTTATGACTCTTCATATCAATGGTTCACTCAAAAAGATGCTTAAAGATGCAGGAGCTCTCTGGCTTTAG